CCCTGGAATTTTGTTGAAGGAAGAGGTCATTTTTTTCCTTACAAACCATTCTGAATCATCCTCGGCTTTATTGGCAACAATGGTACTTTCCTCGGTCAAATTAATCTGGGGATCAGCACCGATAAACGTGAGAATTTGGCAAATCGTCTCGTGAGGTCGTTGAATTAAGTCTTCCATGGGCAGGAAGAGGAATGACTCACGGGGATAAAATTTCAGATACTGTTCGATTTGATAGAAATAAAAACTACTGTCAATAAATTCACTTTGTTTGACAATGGTTTCTTCAAAGGTTTTTTCCACCGCTAATTCTGGTTTATGGCGAGCTCCTTTAAAGCGATGAATGTAGAACGAATAGGCCCGGTCTACGGGATGCCTCATAATATAAATCAGTTTCACCTCGGGTAAAGCTTTGACTAGACGTTCTACCGTATGGGGATATTGTTGTAAGCGGGAATAGGTCGTTGAGGCTTCACCACAAATTTGATCAGGTTTTGCTTGACCAAATAAGGATTCATACCAGTCCATTCCTCGATCATAGTGAGTATCTACAGAAAAGAA
Above is a window of Planktothrix sp. FACHB-1365 DNA encoding:
- a CDS encoding sulfotransferase domain-containing protein encodes the protein MIKPQFIIIGAAKSGTTTLYQYLCRHPQIFMSTPKEPDFFSVDTHYDRGMDWYESLFGQAKPDQICGEASTTYSRLQQYPHTVERLVKALPEVKLIYIMRHPVDRAYSFYIHRFKGARHKPELAVEKTFEETIVKQSEFIDSSFYFYQIEQYLKFYPRESFLFLPMEDLIQRPHETICQILTFIGADPQINLTEESTIVANKAEDDSEWFVRKKMTSSFNKIPGFEQLKAFFPKSWKDQAYQWLRRAKYQQWKSQQYMPPPMLAETRQMLLEKFRQPNQQLAEFLNWDLSHWNR